The following proteins are co-located in the Rhodothermales bacterium genome:
- a CDS encoding CsgG/HfaB family protein has product MTIQRISSRVLAPLALLFLFWGCAPTVFVGELSDYQKEIDALQRRLAANASDADALRDLGVIYLKTRHFTEANAYLEQAYARNATDPKTLFHLGMANETLARRDTAIRLYEKYATVSRESPYRRLMQGRYAWLSRRMLRDDMARLVSEESAIADSAASPRIVAVFPLVYQGTEARFQPLARGLAEMMSVDLARVNALRVVERIRLQALLDELQLSQSQYTDASTAPRVGRLLGAGRLVSGAYNVLGGNDIRLESALVAMESSELTQLDPQSETLRNLFLAQKAVVFDLIDRLGIELTAQERQGIEFVPTQNLQAFLAFSRGLLEEDNDNFELASRAYGEAASLDPGFSQAAAKAEETAAMAEADQEIESFIAENAGADGSADGASIDLMALRLSLLNATIGNGFFPGDDSREPAPETGGSAINLPDPPGPPGN; this is encoded by the coding sequence ATGACCATTCAACGAATCTCGTCGCGTGTCCTCGCCCCGCTGGCGCTGCTATTCCTGTTCTGGGGATGCGCGCCAACGGTCTTTGTCGGGGAGCTGTCGGATTATCAGAAAGAGATCGACGCCCTCCAGCGCCGGCTCGCCGCTAACGCCTCGGATGCCGACGCGCTGCGGGATCTGGGCGTGATCTACCTCAAAACGAGGCATTTCACGGAGGCCAACGCTTATCTCGAGCAGGCCTACGCGCGCAACGCCACGGATCCGAAGACGCTGTTTCACCTGGGCATGGCGAACGAGACGCTGGCCCGGCGGGACACCGCGATCCGGCTGTACGAGAAATACGCGACCGTGTCGCGGGAGTCGCCCTATCGCCGGCTGATGCAGGGGCGCTACGCCTGGCTGTCGCGCCGGATGCTGCGGGACGACATGGCGCGCCTCGTTTCCGAGGAATCGGCCATCGCCGACAGCGCGGCATCGCCGCGCATCGTCGCGGTGTTTCCGCTGGTATACCAGGGCACGGAAGCCCGCTTCCAGCCGCTGGCCCGCGGACTGGCCGAGATGATGTCGGTCGATCTCGCCCGGGTCAACGCGCTCCGCGTCGTGGAACGCATCCGGCTGCAGGCGCTGCTGGACGAGCTGCAGCTTTCCCAGTCGCAGTACACGGACGCGTCGACGGCGCCGCGCGTGGGCCGGCTGCTCGGCGCCGGCCGGCTGGTCAGCGGCGCCTATAACGTCCTGGGGGGCAATGATATCCGCCTCGAGAGCGCGCTGGTGGCGATGGAGTCGTCGGAGCTGACGCAGCTGGACCCGCAGTCCGAAACCCTGCGCAACCTGTTCCTCGCCCAGAAGGCGGTGGTGTTCGACCTCATCGACCGCCTCGGCATCGAGCTGACCGCGCAGGAGCGGCAGGGCATCGAGTTCGTCCCGACGCAGAATCTCCAGGCCTTCCTCGCGTTCAGCCGCGGGCTGCTGGAGGAGGATAACGACAACTTCGAGCTGGCGTCGCGTGCGTACGGCGAGGCCGCGTCGCTGGATCCGGGCTTCAGCCAGGCCGCCGCGAAGGCCGAAGAAACGGCGGCCATGGCGGAGGCGGATCAGGAGATCGAGTCCTTCATCGCCGAAAACGCCGGCGCCGACGGCTCGGCCGACGGCGCATCCATCGACCTCATGGCGCTCCGGCTGAGCCTGCTCAACGCGACGATCGGCAACGGCTTTTTCCCGGGCGACGACTCGCGGGAGCCGGCTCCGGAGACCGGCGGCTCCGCCATCAACCTTCCCGACCCGCCCGGACCGCCCGGAAATTGA
- a CDS encoding HDOD domain-containing protein produces the protein MRPLPFVVHKVLELAKEDPVDFQAMSRTVASDQTLSALIISVANSAGVSNRYKQITSLKQAMIMLGRQHVVQIVIAYTFQTMQTIGATKWPLGGERFWKHCLAVGTMASQLAVKIGLPYPEEAFIAGLVHDIGKIIMLNEYKTPYAQLLQSTRNNLMPLFLNEKKIFGCHHAEVGAALCIRWKIPSPLTSAVEEHHVNPTSVFAAIVNLVGTANRVVKLLGFGDGSNAFVSTHPHAALALTRLSVADKIDLYKNLGPTVANLGNMTLDHEEEAEASPKVNPLDGKALYLDLTNPSEQEFLLCLAVRMGYTNLHFAQSIDDASDMRVDLQNILITDKPEKWSGKTTAWHKIVAFNDWRVKQPAIQGNRVSFVRLMQWLEAWLKDDASPAAPPAPEPEVKIEAEIEADLEAPAPTE, from the coding sequence GTGCGGCCATTACCCTTTGTCGTACACAAGGTTCTGGAGCTCGCCAAGGAAGATCCGGTCGATTTCCAGGCGATGTCCCGTACGGTGGCATCGGACCAGACGTTGTCCGCACTGATCATCAGCGTGGCGAATTCCGCCGGCGTCTCCAATCGGTATAAGCAGATAACGTCGCTGAAACAGGCCATGATCATGCTCGGCCGGCAGCACGTCGTCCAGATCGTCATCGCCTACACCTTTCAGACGATGCAGACGATCGGCGCGACGAAATGGCCGCTGGGGGGCGAGCGGTTCTGGAAGCACTGTCTGGCCGTCGGGACGATGGCGAGCCAGCTGGCGGTGAAGATCGGTCTGCCTTATCCCGAGGAAGCGTTTATCGCCGGCCTGGTGCACGATATCGGCAAGATCATCATGCTGAACGAGTACAAGACGCCGTACGCCCAGTTGCTGCAGTCGACACGAAACAACCTGATGCCGCTCTTCCTCAACGAGAAGAAGATTTTCGGCTGCCATCATGCGGAGGTAGGAGCCGCACTGTGTATCCGGTGGAAGATCCCGTCGCCGCTCACGAGCGCCGTCGAGGAGCACCACGTGAATCCCACGTCCGTCTTCGCGGCCATCGTCAACCTGGTGGGCACAGCCAACCGGGTAGTCAAGCTGCTCGGATTCGGCGACGGCTCCAATGCGTTCGTGAGCACGCATCCGCATGCCGCCCTGGCCCTCACGCGTCTTTCCGTCGCCGACAAGATCGATCTGTACAAAAACCTCGGCCCGACGGTGGCGAACCTGGGCAACATGACGCTCGACCACGAAGAAGAGGCGGAAGCGAGCCCGAAAGTGAATCCGCTTGACGGGAAGGCGCTGTATCTGGACCTGACGAACCCGAGCGAACAGGAATTCCTGCTCTGCCTGGCCGTCCGGATGGGCTACACGAACCTCCATTTCGCCCAGTCGATCGACGACGCCAGCGACATGCGGGTGGACCTCCAGAACATCCTGATCACGGACAAGCCGGAGAAATGGAGCGGGAAGACCACCGCGTGGCACAAGATCGTGGCCTTCAACGACTGGCGCGTCAAGCAGCCGGCCATCCAGGGCAACCGGGTCAGCTTCGTCCGCCTCATGCAGTGGCTGGAGGCGTGGCTGAAAGATGACGCCTCCCCGGCCGCGCCCCCGGCACCGGAGCCCGAAGTTAAGATCGAGGCCGAGATCGAGGCCGACCTCGAGGCGCCCGCGCCGACCGAGTGA
- a CDS encoding FlgD immunoglobulin-like domain containing protein codes for MTFPRRSLCQPGIVLLLSCVLALPSAAQTIDWAGSAGGTSLDSGAVLAADSSGNMLAMGLFHYTVTLDPGGPDQTTLAGGPNAIYLARYAPDGRLLRAVLAANGSDWLVAGDLAVTQDGETIVVGEFRKTAVFGEGTPGEVQLDTGANTGLFIARFDTSGALLWAKEAGGLNTTGTLLGKTVSVTDDGTIHVSGYLSGAVVLDEGLPTQQVQGNASVHGFMLARYTPTGALAYFSYWPASYTYIPTSMHIDEAGYTYLTGYYLLNDAAGRYSGFIARLNPDGGLRWLKSMSGTALGRGDAISVDGNAYSYVTGFFTGSLTLGSGEAGETTLLSAGDRDIFVAKYNPSGALVRATRHGGTGDDRGAAVVVRPAGDAHYVAGSFTGTASIAGSSYVAHGAQDIFLARFDATSTPIWLEQYGGPLADTPSRMTQDRDGNLYLTGSFFDTLTFPGNGASHTLVSNGLSDAFFVRVTAPGQEIDREPPVCELGYISDLPPYQFDMIFKDFGSGLASLRVSNGTGFHFEIDRGSGEFLALNDIVYLTGESSIQVNVEPVHAVRNLNRFYDARRAIVFEVTDKLGHVTRCDPAGGVITTSAPSPLAQNYPNPFNPTTTIRFDLTDLPGESIRLTVFDVTGRAVRTLARGARAGGVYEVEWDGRDDAGRVMASGVYLYRLDVDGQVFTRTMLLMK; via the coding sequence ATGACCTTCCCGCGTCGTTCCCTTTGCCAGCCCGGCATCGTGCTCCTGCTCTCGTGCGTTCTCGCGCTTCCGTCCGCCGCACAGACGATCGATTGGGCGGGAAGCGCCGGCGGCACCAGCCTCGATTCCGGCGCCGTCCTCGCGGCGGATTCGAGCGGCAACATGCTGGCGATGGGCCTCTTCCATTACACGGTGACGCTCGATCCGGGCGGCCCGGACCAGACGACACTCGCCGGAGGCCCGAACGCGATCTATCTGGCCCGCTACGCTCCGGATGGCCGCCTCCTACGCGCCGTGCTGGCAGCCAACGGATCCGACTGGCTCGTGGCCGGCGACCTGGCCGTCACACAGGATGGCGAAACGATCGTGGTGGGTGAATTCCGGAAAACGGCGGTCTTCGGGGAAGGGACTCCCGGGGAAGTCCAGCTCGACACGGGCGCGAACACCGGCCTGTTCATCGCCCGGTTCGACACCAGCGGAGCGCTTCTCTGGGCGAAAGAAGCCGGGGGCCTGAACACGACCGGCACCCTGCTGGGCAAGACCGTATCGGTCACCGATGACGGAACGATCCACGTGTCGGGCTACCTGAGCGGAGCCGTCGTGCTGGACGAGGGGCTGCCGACCCAGCAGGTGCAGGGCAACGCCTCCGTGCACGGATTTATGCTCGCGCGGTACACTCCAACCGGCGCCCTGGCCTATTTCAGTTACTGGCCGGCTTCCTACACGTATATTCCGACGTCGATGCATATCGACGAGGCCGGGTACACGTATCTCACAGGCTATTACCTCCTGAACGACGCGGCAGGACGCTACAGCGGATTTATCGCCCGACTCAACCCCGACGGCGGATTGCGCTGGCTCAAAAGCATGAGCGGGACGGCGCTCGGCCGGGGCGATGCGATTTCGGTGGACGGCAACGCCTACAGCTACGTGACGGGATTTTTCACCGGATCGCTGACGCTGGGTAGCGGAGAGGCCGGCGAAACGACCCTTCTATCCGCGGGCGATCGGGATATTTTCGTCGCCAAATACAATCCCTCCGGGGCGCTCGTCCGCGCCACGCGGCACGGCGGGACGGGGGACGACCGGGGCGCGGCCGTGGTGGTCCGGCCGGCCGGCGATGCGCATTACGTGGCCGGCTCGTTTACCGGGACGGCTTCCATCGCCGGATCCTCCTATGTAGCGCATGGCGCGCAGGATATCTTCCTGGCCCGCTTTGACGCAACCAGCACGCCGATCTGGCTCGAGCAGTACGGCGGTCCGCTCGCCGATACGCCCTCCCGCATGACGCAAGACCGCGATGGCAACCTGTATCTCACCGGGAGTTTCTTCGACACCCTGACCTTCCCCGGCAACGGAGCGTCGCACACCCTCGTCAGCAACGGCCTGAGCGACGCGTTTTTTGTGCGGGTGACGGCACCGGGTCAGGAAATCGACCGCGAGCCGCCGGTCTGTGAACTGGGCTACATCAGCGACCTCCCCCCCTATCAATTCGACATGATCTTCAAGGATTTCGGCTCCGGGCTGGCTTCCCTCCGGGTCAGCAATGGAACCGGCTTCCATTTCGAGATCGACAGGGGTTCGGGCGAATTCCTTGCGCTAAACGATATCGTGTACCTCACCGGAGAATCGAGCATCCAGGTCAATGTCGAGCCCGTGCACGCCGTGCGCAACCTGAATCGGTTCTACGACGCCCGCCGCGCCATCGTCTTCGAGGTGACCGACAAGCTGGGGCATGTCACCCGGTGCGATCCTGCCGGCGGCGTTATCACGACGAGCGCGCCTTCCCCCCTCGCCCAGAACTATCCGAACCCGTTCAACCCGACCACGACGATCCGCTTCGACCTAACCGACCTGCCGGGCGAATCGATTCGACTCACGGTGTTCGACGTCACGGGCCGGGCCGTCCGGACGCTGGCGCGCGGCGCGCGGGCCGGCGGGGTGTATGAGGTGGAATGGGACGGCCGCGACGACGCCGGCCGGGTGATGGCCTCGGGCGTCTACCTCTACCGCCTGGACGTCGACGGCCAGGTGTTCACTCGAACGATGCTTCTGATGAAGTAG
- the rmuC gene encoding DNA recombination protein RmuC, which translates to MELTTLLGPLLAGAAMGAVFIWLLLRSQTQSQTAALQERVRYQEDELARARAGAEAGKTHVEQLTRDREQLTQHYAAARAALQAQEQRVRGLEQELEGQRSAGRQLQERVTKLTSELAVRQTQLDEERRTGAEQAALLDLAQQKLTDTFKALSSEALHQNSRAFSELAKSTLEHFYTKAGAEMQKREAAMSELVKPLNTSLEQVNRRIREVEEARTAAYASLTEQIASMAVAQHQIQKEAGNLVKALRQPSVRGRWGEMQLRKVVELAGMVEHCDFDEQVSVDTASGRLRPDLIVNLPNNKQIIVDAKTPLQAYLDAVEAEDDEQAKGFLRDHALQVRAHLRQLGQKAYHAQFDLSPEFVVLFLPGEMFFSAALQHDATLLEDGMKNGVVLATPTTLIALLRAVAYGWRHEQIARHALDISKLGQELYDRLRTMTSHFVEMRRGLDRAVGSYNSAMGSLESRVLVTARRFQELGAATREELDAIDLIDRSARMLHAPEFSLTEPPAGEDAGDGTGDATSSEASFE; encoded by the coding sequence ATGGAACTCACGACTCTTCTCGGACCCCTCCTCGCCGGCGCGGCGATGGGGGCGGTTTTTATATGGCTGCTCCTGCGGAGCCAGACGCAGTCGCAGACGGCGGCGCTGCAGGAGCGGGTCCGCTACCAGGAGGACGAACTAGCTCGCGCCCGCGCCGGCGCGGAGGCCGGCAAGACCCACGTCGAACAGCTCACCCGCGACCGCGAGCAGCTCACGCAGCACTATGCCGCCGCGCGCGCCGCCCTGCAGGCGCAGGAGCAGCGGGTCCGCGGGCTCGAGCAGGAGCTGGAGGGGCAGCGATCGGCCGGCCGGCAGCTGCAGGAACGCGTCACGAAGCTGACGAGCGAGCTGGCGGTCCGCCAGACGCAGCTCGACGAGGAGCGGCGGACCGGGGCGGAGCAGGCCGCACTGCTCGATCTGGCGCAGCAGAAACTGACGGACACCTTCAAGGCGCTCTCCTCCGAGGCGCTGCACCAGAACAGCCGGGCCTTCTCGGAGCTGGCGAAATCCACGCTGGAGCACTTCTACACCAAGGCCGGCGCCGAAATGCAGAAGCGCGAGGCGGCCATGAGCGAACTGGTGAAGCCGCTCAATACCTCGCTCGAACAGGTGAACCGGCGGATCCGGGAAGTCGAGGAGGCGCGCACGGCGGCGTACGCGTCGCTGACCGAGCAGATCGCCTCGATGGCCGTCGCCCAGCACCAGATCCAGAAGGAGGCCGGCAACCTCGTCAAGGCCCTGCGCCAGCCGTCGGTGCGCGGCCGATGGGGCGAGATGCAGCTGCGGAAGGTGGTCGAACTCGCCGGCATGGTGGAGCATTGCGACTTCGACGAGCAGGTGAGCGTGGACACGGCGAGCGGCCGGCTGCGGCCCGACCTCATCGTCAACCTGCCCAACAACAAACAGATCATCGTCGACGCCAAGACGCCGCTCCAAGCGTACCTCGACGCGGTGGAGGCGGAAGACGACGAGCAGGCGAAAGGATTCCTGCGCGACCACGCCCTCCAGGTGCGCGCGCATCTCCGGCAGCTGGGGCAGAAGGCCTATCACGCCCAGTTCGACCTCTCGCCGGAATTCGTCGTGCTGTTTTTGCCCGGCGAGATGTTCTTCAGCGCGGCCCTCCAGCACGACGCGACCCTGCTGGAGGACGGGATGAAAAACGGCGTCGTCCTCGCCACGCCCACCACGCTGATCGCCCTGCTCCGGGCGGTCGCCTATGGGTGGCGCCACGAACAGATCGCGCGGCACGCGCTCGACATCAGCAAGCTGGGCCAGGAGCTGTACGACCGGCTGCGGACCATGACGAGCCACTTCGTCGAGATGCGGCGCGGGCTCGACCGGGCCGTCGGCAGCTACAACAGTGCGATGGGGTCGCTCGAGTCGCGGGTGCTCGTGACGGCGCGGCGGTTTCAGGAGCTGGGCGCGGCGACGCGGGAAGAGCTGGACGCCATCGACCTGATCGACCGCTCGGCGCGCATGCTGCACGCGCCCGAGTTCAGCCTGACCGAGCCGCCGGCCGGCGAGGACGCCGGCGATGGAACCGGCGACGCTACTTCATCAGAAGCATCGTTCGAGTGA
- a CDS encoding molybdopterin cofactor-binding domain-containing protein: MAPAQWVPDDRERRDGDDALPEVRAGGLPEYPLFADRFPAGAVDKYHAEGWDIPSNITTGAFRAPRSNFMAAAEQSFLDELAEAMVQDPIDFRLGLLERARMNPVGPRYDDAARYAGVLELVLEKSGWGHERAGVHRGVSAYFCRNSYAAHVLDLAIEDGKPVIRNVCTAVDCGIVINPDAATNLVEGAIVDAVGNALYGALTFKDGVPEHQNFDTYRMIRHSEAPKAIEVHFVENTIDPTGLDEPAFPPTFPAFANAIYKATGKRGYDQPFGPHLDAFAG, encoded by the coding sequence GTGGCACCGGCTCAATGGGTACCTGATGATCGCGAGCGACGGGACGGTGACGATGCTCTCCCCGAAGTCCGCGCCGGTGGACTCCCGGAATATCCGCTGTTCGCCGACCGCTTTCCGGCCGGCGCGGTCGACAAGTACCACGCCGAGGGATGGGACATCCCGTCCAACATCACCACCGGCGCGTTCCGGGCGCCCCGGTCGAATTTCATGGCGGCCGCCGAACAGTCCTTCCTCGACGAACTCGCCGAGGCGATGGTGCAGGATCCGATCGATTTCCGGCTCGGCCTGCTGGAGCGCGCCCGGATGAACCCTGTCGGCCCCCGTTACGACGACGCGGCCCGGTATGCCGGGGTGCTGGAACTGGTGCTGGAAAAGTCGGGCTGGGGACACGAGCGGGCCGGCGTGCATCGCGGCGTATCGGCCTATTTCTGCCGCAACTCGTACGCGGCGCACGTGCTGGATCTGGCCATCGAGGACGGCAAGCCCGTCATCCGGAACGTCTGCACCGCCGTCGATTGCGGGATAGTCATCAACCCCGACGCCGCGACCAACCTCGTCGAGGGCGCTATCGTCGATGCGGTCGGCAATGCGCTCTACGGCGCACTGACGTTCAAAGACGGGGTGCCCGAGCACCAGAATTTCGACACCTACCGCATGATCCGGCATAGCGAGGCGCCGAAAGCGATCGAGGTTCATTTCGTGGAGAATACGATCGATCCGACGGGTCTCGACGAGCCGGCCTTTCCGCCGACGTTCCCAGCCTTCGCCAACGCCATCTACAAGGCGACCGGCAAGCGGGGGTACGACCAGCCCTTCGGGCCGCATCTGGATGCGTTTGCGGGATAA
- a CDS encoding NAD-binding protein — MSLRSFLRASRRPRGPAHQNLRIILGYVGGIFLLVSVFAILFHVIMIGVEGRSYSWFTAYYWTLTVMTTLGFGDIVFESEIGRLYTIVVLVSGITLFFVLFPVAFIRFGPWLDARLRMRAPRSVPRGTAGHVILTAYDEMIAPALIARLERESIDVFVLEPDADKAAQLYFRGVPAVTGDIDLRATYEALAVASARMVVVNRDDAVNTSTILAVREAAEKVPIVALASRDDAVDVLQLTGATRVLALRNQLGEQLASRVKGMHARVVQLGEFHDLQVAEFPVHRTPLAAQTVRDTRLRELTGVTVIGVWDRGTLLPARPETQLTSSSVLVVVGASEQLDELDALMMIYDVNPNPVIVIGGGTVGAQAARVLKARGVPVRIIDQSRFVCSVLAREFEHVHQGDAADYTLMQEVGIAEAPSVLLTTHDDRINIYLTSYCRRLNPGIRIVSRLNEERNVASIHRAGADFALSYTSLGVSLIDSILRERPSFLVSEGVNLFSVPTPASIAGRLLKDSGIRTKSGLNVIAIQEGDHIVTNPPPSALIPKHSELFLMGDIDQQRAFEKAFG; from the coding sequence ATGTCACTCCGTTCATTTCTGCGCGCCAGCCGGCGGCCGAGGGGCCCGGCGCATCAAAATCTGCGCATCATCCTGGGGTACGTAGGCGGGATATTTCTGCTCGTCTCCGTGTTCGCCATCCTGTTTCACGTGATCATGATCGGGGTGGAGGGGCGCTCGTATTCCTGGTTCACGGCCTATTACTGGACCCTCACCGTGATGACGACGCTCGGTTTTGGGGACATCGTGTTCGAGAGCGAGATCGGCCGGCTCTACACGATCGTGGTGCTCGTATCGGGCATCACGTTGTTTTTCGTGCTCTTTCCCGTCGCCTTCATCCGCTTCGGGCCCTGGCTGGATGCCCGGCTCCGCATGCGGGCGCCCCGGTCCGTGCCGCGCGGGACGGCGGGGCATGTCATCCTCACGGCGTACGACGAGATGATCGCGCCGGCGCTCATCGCCCGGCTGGAGCGCGAAAGCATCGACGTCTTCGTCCTCGAACCGGACGCGGACAAGGCGGCCCAGCTGTATTTCCGCGGCGTGCCGGCGGTCACGGGCGACATCGATCTGCGGGCGACCTACGAGGCGCTCGCGGTGGCGTCGGCGCGGATGGTGGTCGTCAACCGCGACGACGCCGTGAACACCAGCACGATACTCGCCGTCCGCGAAGCGGCCGAAAAGGTGCCCATCGTGGCGCTGGCGTCGCGGGACGACGCCGTCGACGTGTTGCAGCTCACGGGCGCCACGCGGGTTCTGGCGCTTCGCAATCAACTCGGCGAACAGCTGGCGTCCCGGGTCAAGGGGATGCACGCCCGCGTCGTCCAGCTGGGTGAGTTCCATGATTTGCAGGTCGCCGAATTTCCGGTGCACCGCACCCCGCTGGCGGCCCAGACGGTGCGCGACACGCGGCTGCGCGAGCTGACCGGCGTCACAGTGATCGGCGTTTGGGACCGGGGCACGCTGCTGCCGGCCCGCCCGGAGACGCAGCTGACCTCGTCGTCGGTGCTCGTCGTCGTGGGCGCCAGCGAGCAGCTGGACGAGCTCGATGCGTTGATGATGATCTACGACGTCAATCCCAACCCGGTGATCGTCATCGGGGGCGGAACGGTCGGTGCGCAGGCCGCGCGCGTGCTCAAGGCGAGGGGCGTCCCGGTGCGGATCATCGACCAGAGCCGGTTTGTATGCTCGGTCCTCGCGCGGGAGTTCGAGCACGTCCATCAGGGCGACGCGGCCGATTACACGCTCATGCAGGAGGTGGGGATCGCGGAGGCGCCGTCTGTGCTGCTCACCACCCACGACGACCGGATCAACATCTACCTGACGTCCTACTGCCGCCGGCTGAACCCGGGCATCCGCATCGTATCCCGGCTCAACGAGGAGCGCAACGTCGCCTCGATCCACCGCGCCGGCGCCGACTTCGCGCTCAGCTACACCTCCCTGGGCGTCTCGCTGATCGACTCCATCCTGCGCGAACGGCCTTCGTTCCTCGTCAGCGAGGGGGTGAATCTGTTTTCGGTCCCCACGCCGGCCTCCATCGCCGGCCGGCTGCTGAAGGACAGCGGTATCCGCACGAAAAGCGGTTTGAACGTCATCGCCATCCAGGAAGGGGACCACATCGTCACCAATCCGCCCCCTTCCGCCCTGATCCCGAAACACAGCGAGCTGTTTCTCATGGGGGATATCGACCAGCAGCGCGCGTTCGAGAAGGCGTTTGGGTGA
- a CDS encoding class II fructose-bisphosphate aldolase: protein MRVSTRTMFEDCYGAYAIAAVNVFNMEQVLALFQAAEEADAPFIVQATPYARNFAGPPMLAAMIGAAAELFPDAVYAFHLDHGDESHCRDAIPTGDYASVMIDASHDPFDDNVRRTRAVVELAHAHGVAVEAELGVLSGVEDGISVEERLVRYTDPAQCEAFVNQTGCDSLAVAVGTSHGAYKFSGGNGLQFDILEAIGQRLPGFPLVLHGASTVNESEIDRINGAGGRLLPGARGVSPDELIRAIERGVCKVNIATDTRLLWARTYREFFRDQPDQIDLVLPAKQYIDEYVVMMKQKFELLGASHRAFGVRKKHDASLPSAS from the coding sequence ATGCGCGTTTCCACCCGCACCATGTTCGAGGACTGTTATGGCGCCTACGCCATCGCCGCGGTCAACGTATTCAACATGGAACAGGTGCTCGCCCTGTTTCAGGCGGCTGAAGAAGCCGATGCGCCGTTTATCGTCCAGGCCACGCCCTACGCCCGCAACTTCGCCGGCCCGCCGATGCTCGCCGCGATGATCGGAGCCGCCGCCGAACTGTTTCCGGACGCCGTCTATGCCTTTCACCTCGATCACGGGGACGAAAGCCATTGCCGCGACGCGATCCCTACGGGCGACTACGCGTCGGTGATGATCGACGCCTCGCACGACCCGTTCGATGATAACGTGCGGCGCACGCGCGCCGTCGTCGAGCTGGCGCACGCCCACGGCGTGGCGGTCGAGGCCGAGCTGGGCGTCCTCAGCGGCGTCGAGGACGGCATCTCGGTGGAAGAGCGGCTCGTCCGCTACACCGACCCCGCCCAGTGCGAGGCGTTCGTCAACCAGACCGGGTGCGACAGCCTGGCCGTCGCGGTGGGCACGAGCCACGGGGCGTACAAGTTTTCGGGCGGCAACGGCCTGCAGTTTGATATCCTCGAAGCCATCGGCCAGCGTCTGCCGGGTTTCCCGCTCGTGCTGCACGGGGCGTCCACGGTGAACGAGTCGGAGATCGACCGCATCAACGGCGCCGGCGGCCGGCTGCTGCCGGGCGCGCGCGGCGTCTCGCCCGACGAGCTGATCCGCGCCATCGAACGGGGCGTCTGCAAGGTGAACATCGCCACGGACACCCGCCTCCTCTGGGCCCGCACCTACCGCGAGTTTTTCCGCGACCAGCCGGACCAGATCGACCTCGTGCTGCCGGCGAAGCAGTACATCGACGAATACGTCGTCATGATGAAACAGAAATTCGAACTGCTCGGCGCCTCGCACCGGGCGTTCGGCGTACGCAAGAAACACGATGCCTCACTCCCCTCTGCTTCGTAA
- the iolB gene encoding 5-deoxy-glucuronate isomerase, whose protein sequence is MPHSPLLRKPLASEGVYQRITREEAGWEFLNFEARIMRRGNTWSANTGENEYAIILLGGSFSVTSDKGSWRTENGRKDVFSGIAHALYLPRRTTFTLTAESDLLDIAYGWCETDEDHPARFKRPEEAAIELRGGDNANRQINSLLQPGFDCHRLVCVEVYTPSGNWSSFPAHKHDERIVAPDGTLKEARLEETYFYKIDKPQGYAIQQVYTGDRSLDEIARAQHNDVVMVPKGYHPVVAGHGYNVYYLNFLTGSDQSLANTDDPDHQWIYGTWKGQDPRLPLVTAEMNGK, encoded by the coding sequence ATGCCTCACTCCCCTCTGCTTCGTAAGCCGCTCGCGTCGGAAGGCGTGTACCAGCGCATCACGCGTGAGGAAGCCGGCTGGGAATTCCTGAATTTCGAGGCCCGCATCATGCGGCGCGGCAACACGTGGTCGGCGAATACCGGCGAGAACGAATACGCCATCATCCTGCTCGGCGGCTCCTTCTCCGTGACTTCGGACAAAGGCTCGTGGCGCACGGAGAACGGTCGGAAGGATGTCTTCAGCGGCATCGCGCACGCCCTCTACCTGCCGCGCCGCACGACGTTCACCCTCACGGCGGAGAGCGACCTGCTCGACATCGCGTACGGCTGGTGCGAGACGGATGAGGATCACCCGGCCCGTTTCAAACGCCCCGAGGAAGCCGCCATCGAGCTGCGCGGCGGTGACAACGCCAACCGCCAGATCAACAGCCTCCTTCAGCCCGGGTTCGACTGCCACCGGCTGGTCTGCGTCGAGGTCTACACCCCCTCCGGCAACTGGAGTTCGTTCCCGGCCCACAAGCACGACGAGCGCATCGTCGCGCCGGACGGAACGCTCAAGGAGGCCCGGCTCGAGGAGACGTATTTCTACAAGATCGACAAACCGCAGGGATACGCCATCCAGCAGGTATACACCGGCGACCGCTCGCTCGACGAAATCGCCCGCGCGCAGCACAACGACGTGGTGATGGTGCCGAAGGGGTACCACCCGGTCGTCGCCGGCCACGGCTACAACGTCTACTACCTCAACTTCCTCACCGGCAGCGACCAGTCGCTGGCCAACACCGACGACCCGGATCACCAGTGGATCTACGGCACCTGGAAAGGCCAGGACCCGCGGCTCCCGCTGGTGACGGCGGAGATGAATGGGAAGTAG